From the genome of Miscanthus floridulus cultivar M001 chromosome 10, ASM1932011v1, whole genome shotgun sequence, one region includes:
- the LOC136486731 gene encoding uncharacterized protein translates to MAAPQPPPAPTNFLADDKFPDDLVVSILRRVPCKDDRASMSLVCKAWHDRIDRLIKEKRTPPAPPPLPWLLLPSRFRNDPAFFRAACVLSGCCVHPHHNHRTILPPEARFVGSYDGAWIFLYSDEMRAHGLLNLRTGQGCVLPQELVRDREGHRIVYSMVMLAATLSSSPDDSKCVGATIIAREREQAPDEFLQQPFNRWIAFWRMGWEVALQLVPGEDVAVDLALYLTEDVVYHDSAFHFLLTRGGAYQILVCTPTTNPEDPMVLEINWALRRFMPPGERISGQNATVRARYLVVSRGELLMVVRFTTGANQPTSMFKVFRETKRPQMPDGGDFPVAVYPWEWSEMDTLDGRVLFVGYGCSRSYQVDEDKYPGFKPGIYFLDDGVFCEALMVGDANTRPYPCRDNGMWSESEGRIQRCFPPPNSSNYSPPVWLFP, encoded by the coding sequence atggcCGCACCCCAGCCTCCGCCCGCGCCGACGAACTTTCTGGCGGACGACAAGTTCCCCGACGACCTCGTGGTTTCGATACTCAGACGCGTCCCGTGCAAGGACGACCGCGCCAGCATGTCCCTCGTCTGCAAGGCGTGGCACGACAGGATCGACCGCCTCATCAAGGAAAAGCGCACGCCGCCCGCGCCCCCGCCGCTCCCGTGGCTCCTCCTCCCCTCGCGCTTCCGCAACGACCCCGCCTTCTTCCGCGCCGCCTGCGTCCTCAGCGGCTGCTGCGTCCACCCCCACCACAACCACCGCACCATCCTCCCGCCCGAGGCGCGCTTCGTCGGCTCCTACGACGGCGCCTGGATCTTCCTCTACTCCGACGAGATGCGCGCGCACGGGCTCCTCAACCTCCGCACAGGCCAAGGCTGCGTGCTCCCGCAAGAGCTCGTTCGCGATCGTGAGGGACACCGGATTGTCTACAGTATGGTCATGCTCGCCGCCACGCTCTCGTCATCGCCGGACGACTCCAAGTGCGTCGGCGCCACCATCATCGCGCGGGAGCGGGAGCAAGCCCCAGACGAGTTTTTGCAGCAGCCCTTCAATCGCTGGATTGCGTTCTGGCGAATGGGCTGGGAGGTGGCGCTCCAATTGGTTCCAGGCGAGGACGTGGCTGTGGACCTGGCTCTGTACCTTACGGAGGACGTCGTCTACCACGACAGCGCCTTCCATTTTCTGCTCACCCGTGGCGGAGCCTACCAAATCCTCGTGTGTACGCCGACCACGAATCCTGAAGATCCTATGGTCCTGGAGATCAATTGGGCGCTTCGCCGCTTCATGCCGCCCGGAGAGCGCATCTCCGGCCAGAACGCCACCGTCCGCGCTCGATACCTCGTCGTGTCCCGCGGCGAACTGCTCATGGTCGTCAGGTTCACGACTGGTGCTAATCAGCCGACGTCCATGTTCAAGGTGTTCCGGGAGACTAAACGGCCGCAGATGCCTGACGGCGGCGACTTCCCCGTGGCTGTGTACCCCTGGGAATGGAGCGAGATGGACACGCTGGATGGTCGGGTTCTGTTCGTCGGCTATGGCTGCTCCAGGTCCTACCAAGTGGATGAGGATAAGTACCCAGGCTTCAAGCCCGGCATCTACTTCTTGGATGATGGCGTGTTCTGCGAGGCACTCATGGTCGGCGACGCCAATACCAGGCCGTACCCCTGCAGGGACAATGGGATGTGGTCCGAATCCGAAGGCCGTATCCAGCGCTGCTTCCCGCCTCCAAACTCATCGAACTACTCTCCTCCGGTTTGGCTTTTCCCTTGA